A genomic region of Zea mays cultivar B73 chromosome 6, Zm-B73-REFERENCE-NAM-5.0, whole genome shotgun sequence contains the following coding sequences:
- the LOC103631077 gene encoding ADP-ribosylation factor GTPase-activating protein AGD7 yields the protein MIGRRSTSAIRSLFSNAAAAYHDRIAALGEGKPWTDPPVVKETLGSGAPTPPRKPPLHASGGGGGWDDWDDDFRSDMRRNQSVGSFGAAGAQSGRQPPRSKSTQDIYTRQQLEASAANKDDFFARRMAENESKPEGIPPSQGVKYVGFGSSPAPSANKNGGAAQGDVLQVVSQVKKDHLCAIAACNEQIHFTRYSSQR from the coding sequence ATGATAGGCCGCAGGTCCACCTCCGCCATCCGCTCGCTCTTCTCCAACGCCGCGGCCGCCTACCACGACCGCATCGCCGCGCTCGGTGAGGGCAAGCCTTGGACCGACCCGCCCGTAGTCAAGGAGACGCTCGGATCTGGCGCACCCACCCCGCCTAGGAAGCCACCCTTGCATGCCTCTGGAGGCGGCGGCGGGTGGGACGACTGGGATGATGATTTTCGATCGGACATGAGGCGGAATCAGTCGGTTGGATCATTCGGCGCCGCGGGGGCGCAGTCAGGGAGGCAGCCGCCGAGGTCCAAATCAACACAGGACATCTACACTAGGCAGCAGCTAGAGGCGTCGGCGGCTAATAAGGATGATTTCTTCGCCAGGAGGATGGCGGAGAACGAGTCCAAGCCTGAGGGTATCCCGCCATCCCAGGGCGTAAAGTACGTTGGGTTCGGATCCAGCCCAGCGCCATCGGCTAATAAGAACGGCGGTGCTGCTCAGGGCGATGTCTTGCAGGTCGTCTCTCAGGTAAAAAAAGATCATCTTTGTGCTATCGCTGCGTGCAATGAACAAATCCACTTCACACGCTACTCATCACAAAGATAA